Below is a genomic region from Hyalangium minutum.
GAGGACCGCCGCGAGGAGTTCATCACCAACCTCCAGCGGATCTTCGAGCACCGCGAGATTCGGGGCGTGGAGACGAAGCGGCTCACCCGGGACCGAGGGCCCATCGAGGTCCAGCTCTGGGCCAACCTCATCGAGCTGCCGGATGGGCAGAAGTTCTGCCTGACGCTCATCTCGGATGTGTCGCAGCTGCGGCGGCTCGCGCGGCAGAACACGCTGCAGCTGGAGCTCAGCCGCCTGCTGGCCGACGCCACGGTGCTGGACACGGCCCTCTCCGAGTGCCTGCACGCCATCTGCCGAGGCATGGACTGTCAGGTGGGGCAGCTGTGGATGCTCGAGCCCGGCACCCAGGCCCTGCGCCTCCAGGCCTTTCACAGCATCTCGCCTGGCGGCGAGGACGCCTTCACCCGGCGGAGCGCCACGCTCTCCTTCCGCCTCGGAGAGGGGCTGCCCGGGCAGGTGTGGCAGAACCGGCGTCCCTTCTTCATGGCTGAGCTGAACCAGGCCGGCACCTTCCTCCGGCAACCCGAGGCCGTGGAGGTGGGCCTCCGCGCGGGCGGGGCCTTCCCCATCGAGTTCGGCGGGCAGTTCGTCGGGGTCATGGAGTTCTTCCGCACCGCGCCCTTCCCGGAAGAGGAGGCTCCCTGTGAGCTGCTCGAGTCCCTGGGGCGGCAGCTGGGCCAGTTCGCCGAGCGGCTCCGTCACAGTGCCGAGCGTGAGCAGGCGCGCCGGGCCGCGGAGGCCGCCGCGGAGGAGGCCCAGCGTCAGGCCGCCCGGCTGCGGCTGCTCGCGGAGACCTCCTCCATCCTCTCCTCCTCGCTGGACTTCGCCCAGACGCTCGAACAACTCACGAAGCTCCTCGCCCCCACCCTCGCGGATGCGTGCTCGGTCTCCATCCTCACGGTGGAGGGAAAGCTCGAGCGGGTCGCCGAGGCCGCGCTGGATGACGAAGTGGTGCGGGCCATGGCGGCATTCCGGGCGGCGAGAGCGCCCCAGGAGGCCACTCACCCGATGGCGGAGGTGGTCCAGACGAAGCAGGCCCGCCTGTTCAAGGACTACGCGAGCGCCGTCACCCAGCGGCTCCCCGCGGACCACCCGTATACTGTCTTCATCCGCTCACTCCGCTTGCACCACGCGATCCTCGTGCCGTTGATGCGCGGCGAGCGGATGATTGGCGTGTTGGCGCTCGCGACGCTGGCCCACACGGGGCGGACGCTCACCGAGGAGGACTTCACGCTGGCCACCGCTATCGCCGAGCGGGCCGCGGTCGCCATCGAGAACGCGCAACTGCACGAGCGGGCGCTCGAGGCGGACCGGCGAAAAGACGAGTTCCTGGCGATGCTGGGCCACGAGCTGCGCAACCCGCTGGCGCCCATCCGCACCGCCCTGGAGCTCATGCGGCTGCGCGCCGGCGACGTCGCTTTCCGCCGGGAGCGGCAGGTCATCGAGCGGCAGACGGAGCACATGCAGCGGCTGGTGAATGACCTGCTCGACGTGGCGCGCATCACCCGGGGCAAGCTCCAGCTGAACCGTGAGCCGCTGGAGCTCTGGAGCATCATCTCCCGCGCCCTCGAGATGGTCGGTCCCCTCCTGGAGGCGAAGCGGCACACGCTGCACGTGGAGGTGCCGAAATCAGGGCTGCGGCTCTCGGGGGATCGCCACCGG
It encodes:
- a CDS encoding ATP-binding protein produces the protein MDPQALIDATRGALSYSRETFNAIASACPLALMILDARGRVQFWNSAAERIFGWSKNEVLGRFLPSIPEDRREEFITNLQRIFEHREIRGVETKRLTRDRGPIEVQLWANLIELPDGQKFCLTLISDVSQLRRLARQNTLQLELSRLLADATVLDTALSECLHAICRGMDCQVGQLWMLEPGTQALRLQAFHSISPGGEDAFTRRSATLSFRLGEGLPGQVWQNRRPFFMAELNQAGTFLRQPEAVEVGLRAGGAFPIEFGGQFVGVMEFFRTAPFPEEEAPCELLESLGRQLGQFAERLRHSAEREQARRAAEAAAEEAQRQAARLRLLAETSSILSSSLDFAQTLEQLTKLLAPTLADACSVSILTVEGKLERVAEAALDDEVVRAMAAFRAARAPQEATHPMAEVVQTKQARLFKDYASAVTQRLPADHPYTVFIRSLRLHHAILVPLMRGERMIGVLALATLAHTGRTLTEEDFTLATAIAERAAVAIENAQLHERALEADRRKDEFLAMLGHELRNPLAPIRTALELMRLRAGDVAFRRERQVIERQTEHMQRLVNDLLDVARITRGKLQLNREPLELWSIISRALEMVGPLLEAKRHTLHVEVPKSGLRLSGDRHRLAQVFSNLLSNAARYTDTGGRIELSAERQGDTLRVRVRDNGRGIEPALLLRIFDLFVQGTDTAARQEGGLGIGLALVKNLVELHGGEVSASSLGAGQGSEFVVRLALLDASSRPAPREEAPELRRSERRAKLLLVDDNREAAEALTEALSLLGYEVRAAFDPAEALREAQGFAPELAICDLGLPVMDGYELGRRLKQLRPGQPLGLVALTGYGQEEDHSRSREAGFHAHLVKPVELSTLLSTLSRVLGEMPAASP